In Debaryomyces hansenii CBS767 chromosome A complete sequence, a genomic segment contains:
- a CDS encoding DEHA2D02156p (similar to uniprot|Q04493 Saccharomyces cerevisiae YML094w GIM5 Gim complex component), with amino-acid sequence MATGQQRKIDLTQLQPQQIIEFRKSTEQEINHFTQSLQALQTAQSRLKECINSVDNMEKSNASELLVPLTSSLYLPGKIAKKDEYLVDIGTGYFVNKSAKETKSVYESKIEKLNGDSKKLKEILVQKNEILNSINLVLRNKMIEYEKQQKQQQ; translated from the coding sequence ATGGCAACAGGACAGCAAAGAAAGATAGACTTGACTCAACTTCAACCTCAAcaaatcattgaatttcGTAAATCTACTGAACAAGAGATAAATCATTTCACTCAATCATTACAAGCCTTACAAACAGCACAATCAAGATTGAAAGAATGCATTAATAGTGTTGACAACATGGAAAAATCAAATGCATCTGAATTATTAGTTCCGTTGACTAgttctttatatttaccAGGTAAGATTGCTAAGAAAGATGAATATTTAGTTGATATAGGTACTGGGTATTTTGTTAACAAGCTGGCAAAAGAAACTAAATCTGTTTATGAAAGTAAAATAGAGAAATTAAATGGCGATTCGAAGAAGCTCAAGGAAATATTAGTTCAAAAGAacgaaatattgaatagCATTAATTTGGTGTtaagaaataaaatgattgaatatgaaaaacaACAGAAACAGCAACAATAA
- a CDS encoding DEHA2D02178p (similar to CA2887|IPF13631 Candida albicans) gives MGNDGGTIAKRQDILSLHSYGKHGENDRIQIAHDDECSDLTTCALSSTPLYGPTTSIIVSDYKGKLYDKSKVLKYMLERDSSKYDSVDTRGGEDKKMSSPFSHLRSLRDIIDVHISWKDNLYGAVPDIQCPITKESNSNTVYAYLRPCGCIISFKILEGLVKHFGEKDNKSDSLQNEIDCPNCGEMFCFKYDVVLLNPRDVPERTEFNERSFNYLQELKLTHSKKPMKNKKKKKDKSKADDASKSRKRSYKTDETTDLTKKTKL, from the coding sequence ATGGGTAATGATGGTGGAACTATAGCTAAAAGACAAGATATACTATCTTTACATTCATATGGAAAGCATGGAGAAAATGATCGAATTCAAATAGCTCATGACGATGAATGTTCTGACCTAACGACATGTGCGTTATCTTCAACACCACTATATGGCCCAACTACTCTGATAATCGTAAGTGATTATAAAGGAAAGTTGTACGACAAATCGAAggttttgaaatatatgcTTGAGCGTGATAGTAGTAAGTATGATTCTGTTGATACAAGAGGCGGTGAAGATAAGAAGATGTCTTCGCCATTCAGCCATCTACGCTCTTTAAGAGATATTATTGACGTACACATTAGTTGGAAGGATAATTTATATGGCGCTGTCCCAGATATTCAATGTCCTATAACAAAAGAACTGAATAGTAATACGGTTTATGCGTATTTGCGTCCATGTGGGTGTATAATATCTTTCAAGATTTTAGAAGGACTCGTGAAACATTTCGGAGAGAAGGATAATAAATCGGACAGCTTACAGAACGAAATAGACTGCCCTAACTGTGGTGAAATGTTTTGTTTCAAGTACGATGTTGTCTTATTAAATCCAAGAGATGTTCCAGAACGCACGGAATTTAACGAGAGAAGTTTCAACTACttacaagaattgaaacttACCCACTCTAAGAAACCAATGaagaataagaagaagaaaaaagaTAAATCGAAGGCTGATGATGCttccaaatcaagaaaaagGAGTTACAAGACAGATGAAACTACGGACTTAACGAAAAAGACTAAACTTTGA
- a CDS encoding DEHA2D02200p (no similarity): MASSKTPLGVRITDMVHRGTVLGLVGVCVVGIGSITFNIYANSDYARMNKNKLAFSKEQYDQARIASAEEADK; encoded by the coding sequence ATGGCATCGTCAAAAACTCCACTTGGTGTTCGTATTACTGATATGGTACATAGAGGTACCGTTCTCGGATTAGTTGGTGTTTGTGTTGTTGGTATCGGAAGTATAACTTTCAACATATACGCTAACTCTGATTACGCCAGAATgaataagaataaattaGCGTTTCTGAAAGAACAATATGACCAAGCACGTATTGCTAGCGCTGAAGAAGCagataaataa
- a CDS encoding DEHA2D02222p (weakly similar to uniprot|Q03124 Saccharomyces cerevisiae YML127w RSC9 chromatin binding activity), whose protein sequence is MDPTPVPVSVVSTRKTLAIQANGSVGGYLQHNLIGSGHQGPEMMTRIIMSLKSGIQEEIEWALTSLSQISCTSPSLVNFEKTPYLAHELIGYFIKPFQMMLEKKDSIITQGEMSLSLDSLLSLRNLAQDLVNQQYLSQLKTLKKHLIEVLKIFVHWFYVGDVRSHHLTRFHNQFREGLNYLIDLLEPLSCYYVDNTKNDPLFNQLLFASLHTKDKYLLINIMRILSHLLFIKDTTTKPTEGDNNNNDDEKQQEELEEELSKTPNNCIDAIEEVHLENIVFFLLIADNELSVATLEFLKQYLSSEALHPSYPTSVKDSQAYRLKKLLQIKSSRAIYQTLIKELPILMVSNLSLNDPSKIPDMPPLSLTKRSQYISVPTVLPSLSKQLYDIIVKFPEPLRATTWLRCCYEPFSKANEANVISDSSDVIPGEVTQISLWKAYEKQFEEVWQTSKTQANPEWPPLLPAVDFIKNVNSAFPNSEAMVVNLNPESMEQQPKKKFIIKGIQPRQFVVNIDIGNYEALRQKPTPNSDSTLNADSKILPIGHIDIDKFQHNLNNISDALLAHSSRLRKDSKEVTPINLISHDLLDYIISEVLDNTESDELQDLFRLYNSHWLPDLIYSNPSLIENGLVNSKWLKYLL, encoded by the coding sequence ATGGATCCTACTCCAGTACCAGTCAGTGTAGTTTCTACCAGGAAGACATTAGCAATTCAGGCTAATGGAAGCGTAGGGGGATATTTACAACATAACCTCATTGGAAGTGGTCATCAAGGACCAGAAATGATGACTCGTATAATCATGTCGTTGAAGTCGGGAATTCAGGAAGAGATAGAATGGGCATTGACTTCGTTGTCGCAGATTTCGTGCACATCGCCTAGCTTGGtgaattttgaaaaaacGCCATATTTGGCCCATGAGTTGATAGGGTATTTCATAAAGCCATTCCAAATGATGCTAGAGAAAAAGGACCTGATAATAACTCAGGGAGAGATGCTGTTGAGTCTTGATTCGTTGCTTTCGTTGAGGAATTTGGCGCAGGATTTGGTTAACCAGCAGTATTTGTCTCAATTGAAGACGTTGAAGAAGCATCTCATTGAGGTGTTGAAGATATTTGTTCATTGGTTCTATGTGGGAGATGTGAGATCGCACCACTTAACTCGATTCCACAACCAGTTCAGAGAGGGGCTTAATTACTTGATAGATTTGTTAGAGCCTTTGAGTTGTTACTACGTTGATAATACTAAGAACGACCCCTTATTCAACCAACTATTATTTGCTTCTCTCCATACAAAAGACAAATacttattaattaatatcatGAGAATTTTATCACacttattatttatcaaagataCTACTACCAAACCTACGGAAggtgataataataataatgatgatgaaaagcAACAGGAAGAGTTGGAGGAAGAATTAAGTAAAACCCCAAATAATTGTATTGATGCGATTGAAGAAGTTCATCTTGAGAACATCGtattctttttattaatagcTGACAATGAACTTTCAGTTGCCACCTTGGAGTTCCTTAAACAATATTTGTCATCGGAGGCCCTTCATCCATCATATCCAACATCTGTTAAAGATTCCCAGGCTTATAGATTGAAAAAACTCTTACAaatcaaatcttcaagaGCGATATATCAAACCTTGATCAAGGAGTTACCTATTTTAATGGTGTCTAATTTATCGTTAAACGACCCTTCAAAAATTCCAGATATGCCTCCATTGAGTTTAACTAAAAGGTCGCAATACATAAGCGTGCCAACCGTATTGCCTCTGTTATCAAAGCAATTATACGATATTATAGTTAAGTTCCCCGAACCTTTGAGAGCGACCACATGGTTACGTTGTTGCTACGAGCCATTTTCAAAGGCTAACGAAGCAAATGTCATATCAGATTCTAGTGATGTAATTCCTGGGGAAGTTACCCAAATTTCATTATGGAAAGCATATGAAAAgcaatttgaagaagtatGGCAAACATCCAAGACTCAAGCTAACCCAGAGTGGCCCCCCTTATTGCCGGCTGTTGATTTCATAAAGAATGTGAATTCAGCATTCCCAAATTCCGAAGCTATGGTGGTCAATTTAAATCCCGAATCTATGGAACAACAACCAAAAAAGAAGTTTATTATCAAGGGAATCCAGCCAAGACAATTTGTGGTTAATATCGACATTGGTAACTATGAAGCATTGAGACAAAAACCAACTCCAAACTCAGACTCCACCTTGAATGCcgattcaaaaattttacCGATCGGGCACATAGATATTGACAAGTTCCAACACAACTTAAATAACATATCCGATGCTCTATTGGCCCACTCTTCACGTCTAAGGAAAGATCTGAAAGAGGTCACTCCAATCAATTTAATCAGTCATGATTTGTTGGATTATATTATAAGTGAGGTCCTTGATAACACTGAATCTGATGAATTGCAGGATTTATTTAGACTCTATAATAGCCACTGGTTGCCAGACTTGATCTATTCGAATCCTAGtcttattgaaaatggtCTTGTTAACAGTAAGTGGTTAAAGTACTTACTCTaa
- a CDS encoding DEHA2D02244p (similar to uniprot|P00729 Saccharomyces cerevisiae YMR297w PRC1 carboxypeptidase Y or uniprot|P38109 Saccharomyces cerevisiae YBR139W): MKLSTLIGVLGVVSTTDALSFGMPLMKEIKQSIFKVDVNTETIDGDAPKEFDFLAEQRKKLGNIKESFNEDVVYAWEEMQKKLSPQRLQRKIDEYNSQFKVSSENMNNRVKETFKSYSSGDDFEVLSADRFADHTLRIKETNPEVLGLDTVKQYTGYLDVNDLDKHFFYWFFESRNDPENDPVILWLNGGPGCSSATGLFFELGPSSINATLQPEYNPYSWNSNASVIFLDQPVGVGYSYTNGEEVKSTASAAKDVFVFLELFFQKFPQFVKNPFHIAGESYAGHYIPSFASEIINHADRSFDLSSVLIGNGITDSLIQSAYYKPMACGEGGYKQVITDKECERMEKDYPRCAALTKICYDAPNALTCVPANFYCEERLFGPFQKTGLNPYDIRTTCKGDLCYEALGYVDEYLNLDFVKNVVGASNIEMFNSCDDTVFRNFLFSGDGPKPFQQYVAELLDKNIPVLIYAGDKDFICNWLGNHGWSDALEYTGHGEFESKPLQPWYTSDKKLAGEVKNHGIFTFLRIYDAGHMVPYDQPENALDMVNRWIQGDYSYGY, translated from the coding sequence atgaaattgagCACGTTAATAGGCGTGTTAGGGGTGGTATCGACCACTGATGCCTTATCTTTCGGGATGCCGCTCATGAAAGAGATTAAACAGTCGATTTTCAAAGTGGATGTGAATACGGAAACAATTGATGGTGATGCACCAAAAGAATTCGATTTTTTGGCCGAGCAAAGAAAAAAGTTAGGCAATATTAAGGAGAGCTTTAATGAGGATGTGGTTTATGCTTGGGAAGAGATGCAGAAGAAATTAAGTCCGCAGAGGTTACAGAGAAAGATTGACGAGTATAATTCTCAATTTAAGGTTTCGTCTGAAAATATGAACAACAGGGTTAAGGAAACTTTCAAGTCGTATTCTTCTGGTGATGACTTCGAAGTGTTATCGGCCGATAGGTTTGCAGACCATACTTTAAGAATCAAGGAAACTAACCCGGAAGTACTTGGTTTAGATACTGTTAAGCAATATACAGGGTACTTAGATGTCAATGATTTGGATAAGCATTTTTTCTACTGGTTTTTTGAGTCCCGTAACGATCCAGAAAACGATCCGGTTATCTTGTGGTTGAACGGAGGTCCTGGCTGTTCGTCGGCCACAGgtttattttttgaattggGTCCTTCTCTGATCAATGCCACCTTACAACCGGAATATAACCCTTATTCTTGGAACTCCAATGCATCTGTTATCTTTTTGGACCAACCGGTGGGAGTCGGCTATTCGTATACAAACGGCGAAGAAGTCAAAAGCACCGCCTCTGCTGCTAAAGATGTGTTCGtatttttggaattattcTTTCAGAAATTCCCCCAGTTTGTAAAGAATCCATTTCATATTGCTGGTGAGTCTTATGCTGGCCATTATATTCCAAGTTTTGCCAGTGAGATTATTAACCATGCCGATAGGTCGTTTGACTTAAGTTCTGTATTAATCGGAAATGGCATCACTGATTCGTTAATTCAATCTGCATATTACAAGCCAATGGCATGCGGTGAAGGTGGCTACAAGCAAGTTATTACTGATAAGGAATGTGAGAGAATGGAAAAGGATTATCCACGGTGTGCTGCCTTGACAAAGATTTGTTATGATGCCCCTAATGCATTGACATGTGTTCCTGCCAACTTCTATTGCGAAGAAAGATTATTTGGACCATTTCAAAAGACAGGATTAAACCCTTATGATATTAGAACTACATGCAAGGGTGACTTATGTTACGAAGCTTTGGGGTATGTCGATGAATACTTGAACCTCGATTTCGTCAAGAACGTAGTTGGTGCCTCGAACATCGAAATGTTTAACAGTTGTGACGACACCGTATTCAGAAATTTCTTGTTTAGTGGAGACGGCCCCAAACCATTCCAGCAGTACGTCGCCGAGTTGCTCGACAAGAATATTCCCGTCTTGATTTATGCCGGCGATAAGGACTTCATCTGCAACTGGCTTGGTAACCACGGGTGGTCCGATGCTTTGGAATACACTGGTCACGGAGAATTTGAACTGAAGCCATTGCAGCCATGGTATACCTCAGACAAGAAATTGGCCGGTGAAGTTAAAAACCATGGTATTTTCACGTTCTTAAGAATCTATGACGCAGGCCATATGGTTCCATACGACCAGCCAGAGAATGCCTTAGATATGGTCAACAGATGGATACAAGGCGATTATTCGTACGGTTATTGA
- a CDS encoding 60S ribosomal protein L7 (highly similar to uniprot|P05737 Saccharomyces cerevisiae YGL076C RPL7A Protein component of the large (60S) ribosomal subunit), producing MASTLKPETLVKKSKAQQKTAEERAAAKVVRQASNQEKRKIIFDRAAAYQKEYTDAERAVIKAKRDAKAAGSYYVDAQPKLVFVVRIKGINKIAPKPRKVLQLLRLTQINAGVFVRLTKATSELLKLAEPYIAYGYPNLSTIRHLVYKRGHGKINKQRIALSDNAIIEANLGKYGILSIEDLIHEIYTVGPNFKQANNFLWPFKLSNPNGGFRTRKFFHFIQGGDTGNREEFINALVKQMN from the exons ATGGCTTC CACTTTAAAACCAGAAACTTTAGTCAAGAAATCTAAGGCTCAACAAAAGACCGCCGAAGAACGTGCTGCCGCCAAGGTTGTCCGTCAAGCT TCCAACCAAGAAAAGCGTAAGATCATCTTCGACAGAGCTGCTGCTTACCAAAAGGAATACACCGATGCTGAACGTGCTGTCATCAAGGCTAAGCGTGATGCTAAGGCTGCTGGTTCTTACTACGTTGATGCTCAACCAAAATTAGTTTTCGTTGTCAGAATCAAGGGTATTAACAAGATTGCTCCAAAGCCAAGAAAGGttttacaattattaaGATTGACCCAAATTAACGCTGGTGTTTTCGTCAGATTAACCAAGGCCACttctgaattattgaagttagCTGAACCATACATTGCTTACGGTTACCCTAACTTATCTACCATCAGACACTTAGTCTACAAGAGAGGTCACGGTAAGATTAACAAGCAAAGAATCGCTTTATCTGACAATGCTATCATTGAAGCTAACTTAGGTAAGTACGGTATCTTAtctattgaagatttaatCCACGAAATCTACACTGTTGGTCCAAACTTCAAGCAAGCTAACAACTTCTTATGGCCATTCAAGTTATCTAATCCAAACGGTGGTTTCAGAACTAGAAAGTTCTTCCACTTTATCCAAGGTGGTGACACCGGTAACAGagaagaattcattaacGCCTTAGTTAAGCAAATGAACTAA
- a CDS encoding DEHA2D02288p (weakly similar to CA3799|IPF7198 Candida albicans), producing MNRSITQPIDTLIGICWSRIIETSTSKDFIYISQAFGLISQLQDLVCCKELLTTNEKQLLHKMSSDKPSLKLFKHELVSFILRLVKFSDMEKFLMERGNISLYDINKAVSRNSKPFRKPLSPYNMKLNNSKSPARPISTSTPMTYNLKPEPKQIISPPQSPVMMRSRPYDRKEINGLRSSVLMKEQQINDRENQYSSVADENNQLSSTNRMQQRKIQTLEIDINNLKKYVETLEYQLERQSVDKPNTFIDRNIMKELVDKNTENEKIIQHLQSLCERHQKDLTKCKTNDHKYEPIIQKLVLEMNKQDELVEKLKLKLKLNDSPSDNLEFQSFLKKLPFIKQYYLYYKYQQDQKNFGTLFINMATLCLTSVILLNIVKFVFYIMIYLFDMQRTTSANNLQEYIYDDYGSNNWFSSNEATFVWWQEIEWLEYAVYSISDWIGS from the coding sequence ATGAACAGGTCTATTACTCAACCTATAGATACATTGATAGGTATATGTTGGTCAAGGATAATTGAGACGAGTACatcaaaagattttatatatatctcGCAAGCATTTGGTCTTATAAGCCAATTGCAAGATTTGGTCTGCTGCAAGGAACTACTTACCACAAATGAAAAACAGCTACTACATAAGATGTCGTCAGATAAACCTCTGCTAAAACTATTCAAACACGAGTTGGTGTCATTTATATTACGGTTGGTTAAATTTAGCGATATGGAAAAATTTCTTATGGAGAGAGGAAACATCAGCTTatatgatataaataaagcAGTAAGCCGAAATAGTAAACCTTTCAGAAAGCCATTGTCACCATATAATATGAAACTCAATAATTCGAAGTCGCCAGCAAGACCCATATCAACATCAACACCAATGACGTACAACCTAAAACCTGAACCAAAGCAAATAATATCACCTCCACAATCACCTGTAATGATGAGATCCAGGCCGTACGACAGAAAGGAAATCAATGGCCTCAGATCCAGTGTTTTGATGAAAGAGCAACAGATAAATGATAGGGagaatcaatattcttcGGTTGCTGACGAGAACAACCAACTCTCATCGACTAATAGAATGCagcaaagaaaaattcaaaccctagaaattgatataaataacTTAAAGAAATACGTTGAAACATTGGAATATCAGTTAGAAAGACAAAGTGTGGACAAACCTAACACATTTATAGatagaaatataatgaaagagcttgttgataaaaataCCGAAAAcgaaaaaattattcagCATTTACAAAGTTTGTGTGAGAGACATCAAAAGGATTTGACGAAATGCAAGACTAATGACCATAAATATGAACCGATTATTCAAAAGCTAGTTCTCGAGATGAATAAACAAGATGAATTAGTAGAGAAGTTGAagttaaaattaaaattaaatgacAGCCCATCTGATAACTTGGAGTTCCAGAGctttttaaaaaaattgccGTTTATCAAACAGtattatctatattatAAGTATCAACAAGACCAAAAGAACTTTGGAACattattcatcaatatGGCTACATTATGCTTGACGTCAGTCATTTTACTTAATATCGTAAAGTTTGTCTTCTACattatgatttatttgttcGACATGCAAAGAACAACAAGCGCAAATAACTTACAAGAGTACATATATGATGATTATGGACTGAATAATTGGTTCAGTTCAAATGAAGCGACGTTTGTATGGTGGCAAGAGATAGAATGGCTTGAATATGCAGTTTATAGTATAAGCGATTGGATAGGTAGTTAG